ATGCGATGTAAATTAAAGTTACGTAACTCTGAATTCATAATGTGCTACTTTTTAAATTTAGTTACCTCATCTTGTGCTTTCTCTGATATTGCTTCATGCACAACTGTGTTGTCCTCACTGGAATTTTGTGGACTCTAGCATATGGCCACAAATCAGTGAAGGGTACATAACGCATATTCAACGAGAGATGCATGTgaaaaactatatatgatgatAAAAGATAGATGCATCCTACCTGTGTTGTCTGCTCCCTGTCGTTTGCTAGGGCAGGCACAAACGACACCATTGGCGACAATTGGAAACCGCTTTGTTTCACCTGTCCTACTACTGGCATGGCGACTGCAGTGGTTGGGATGTCTAGATCAGCTTCTCCTGCCATGGTGCCTGGCGGCTGCCCTTGCTCGCTGCGATCAAAGACGGAGACGCCCTTGCTTGTGGAGGCTGCCAAACGTTAGGGCTCCCGGCGTAGTGGGCGTTCTTGATCTGATGGAGACGCAAGCCGAGGCTGGGAACCAACAACTGAGCCGCGAGCCGAGTCAGTAGGCGAGCGTCTGCGAAACGAGCCTCAAGGTCACGAACGAGCCTCAAGGTCACGAGAGCATCGGATCAAATCTGCGGCCACGTGTTGATCGTCGGGAGCGGGTCCTCACGGGAGGCTgcgtgcggacggtccgcacccaATTTTTTCCCCGTTCGGCCAGACCACACACCAACACATGTCCGCGAGCTAAGCAAACATCTCGGAAAGACCAGCTCTAGCAGCGCGCGCGCGTTCTCTCCACGAACACAACATGGCGACGTCGTGCCCGCAGAATTCCAACCGTCTCCGTGCACGCGCGCAAGAGCTCTCGTCCCGCCATCCGTTACCCAGCACGCAAGCTTCGTCGCGGGAATAGGCTGCTGCGCTCGCCTGGGGATCGGAGCTGGCCGCTGGCAGCCATGGTCTGCACATTCCTGAGCATTGGTCCCTCGCAGGCAAAGCAGCGAACACCTACGCTGGCAGACAAGCGGGAACGATAGCATCGGGGTCGGGCGTGTGTACCTTGCAGAGTAGCCCGTGCGGACGCGTTGCGGCCATGGAGGCGAGAGCGTGGCGAAGACGAAGGCGAACGTGATCCCAGGCGTATACGATGCAGGTCGTTGAAGCTGAATGGAGACGATGCCTCTGTGCCCCGTGGCTGGACGCGCGCACTCCAAGGGTGTCGCGCACGAACTAATCCTCCACGTCGAGGCCGCCGGACTGGAGACCCTCCAGAAGAGCCGTCAGCGGCGTCGACGATGTCATGACATTTCGCGCCCAGCGAGCAGGAAGCTCGCGGTGACTACTACGCCCCCGGAAACCCAGAGGCTCTCGTCAGTTGCGGTCGGTGCGAAGCGCGACAGCACATCGGGACATGGGGAGTTGTCCCGGACTGGCAggccggcccggcggcggagccACGGCATGCAGCgaaagcggcggcgcggccacgacCAGGGGTGGGACGGGAACCGAAACGGcgaccgggggtggacggtagttgaaataccgtccacctctGGGTCCTTGCCAGTCGTTGGATCGTGCACGTTCGGTCCAGATCGGGCGAGATACGCATCGGTAGGGACTTGGTCGTCGTCCTCAGTCGTCTGGCAGCGCGCCGGAGCTGGGTGGCGCAggccggacggcgcggcggcatcGCTCGAGCTCCGTGGCGAGTGTCCACCGGTCGACGGCGCGAGAGACCTCGACCGATTAGCTCTCGGCAAAGCGTCCGTGGGCCCGGGCAAGGGGATGACCGGCCGGCTTCGGCACTCGGCAGACCGCAGATGCGCGCGGTCGCCGGCTCGAACCACGTCGCCGCCTTCGCCGGCGCCCAGCTGCCTCCTGCTCCGAGTTTGGAACGCAGGACCCGATGAGCGATGGATCCAGAGCGTGACAGGCTTGAGTGTTTCACTGTTTTGCATGTCCATTCTAGTTCAGAATTCAAATTGGCTATGCATTCCAGCCAAGACAGAAGACACTCCCATTTTCATTAGAAATTTTATTGGTGAATCCAGAGTTTAGGGATTTTGGCCCTAGAGCACATTGGATTGGAGTAGCTTCTGCCGAAAAGGAGAGACAGGATATGAATACGTAACTCCGGAGTGTCAATCAAGTTCTTGAACTTGTTGTACAAGCCTTGCATACAGAGGGGACGCGGTGCCGCTGGCACGGAAGTCCGACGATCGATCGACCGCCGAGATGGCATCTATCCATCGAGAATCTCTTTTGTCCTCACCGTTTCATCACCTGCCGGTGGTCAGCTCTCCGGCTGCCTGCGCTGCAAGAGCTAATCCTCCACGTCGCGGACGGTGGAGACCCGCCAGAAGAACCGGATCAGCGCCGACGACGTCGTGTCGCTCCAGTCGAGCAGGAAGCTCGTGGTGACCACGCACGCCCCCAGGTGGCTCTCGTCGCTCGGCGCTCGCGGCGAAGAGCGAACAGGATACAGGAAGTCGTCCCAGATAGGCaaaccggcgcggcggcgctccggcgcggcggcgctccggcgagccacgGCATGCGGCGGAGCGCGGCGCCGCGGACAGGACCAAGGGTGGAAGGTAAACAAAACGGCatcgggggtggacggtattcgaaataccgtccacccttgggTCCCAGATAGCCATTGGATCAAGCGCGTGCGGTCCAGATACGGGGGCAAGGTTCGCACGCCCAGGGACTCGGTCGTCGTCCTTGGTCACTCGGCAGGCACGGGAGCTGGTGGTGCCACGCGGGGAGGCCgaacgacgcggcggcggtgctcaggATCGATGGCAAATGTCCGCCGATCGACAACGACCtcgatggcggcgcggcggtggtgctCGGGCTTGAGCTTCTCGTTCGACGGAACGGGTCGAGGGCATGCCGCCGCAGCCGATGGCGAAGAGACATCGTCGTCGGTCTTCCCAAGCAACGATCTCGACGCACCGCCGCTGTCCTGAGACAGCGCGAGCGGCAGCGTCTTGAGGTCGGCtgccccgcgcctccgccgtccGGGCGGCGTTTCTGACTGCCCGCTGAAGCTCCGCCATGCCCACGCGGCTCTTCCATCTCGCGCGCGCGTGTCCGGACGATGGGTGGaggcagcagcgcggcggccgtgCATCCGGCAGGCGGCCGGACCTCCGCCGGCGACCGCGTCGCGGAAAACCAACATCCTGCTTCCGTCCGCCGCGACGGCgcgagcggccggcggccgcgtccACATCAAGGCggaccgggggtggacggtatttgagataccgtccacccctgggtccCTGGCAGCCGTCAGATTGACCACCTGCGGTCCAGATCGAGCGAGATTCGCACGGGCCGTGACTCGGTCATCATCCTCAGACGTCGTCTCGCAGCGCGCGGGGAGCCAACAATGGCGGCTCCGTTCCTCGATCGGCGAAGGTGAGATGCTGCGTGCCCGCAGTCCAGCACCCACCCATGGCAGATCATATTTCATATTTAGCGTAGCGGAGCGCGTCTCGCGCCGTTTGCTGGTGCTCCGTTCCGCGCGGCCAGGCCACCGCGAACACATGTCCGCGCGCCAAGCAAACGTCTCGGTCTCGGAAGACCAGCAGCCCGCGCGCGTCCTCTCCACGAACACGTCATGGCGGCGTCGCGTCGCGCCCGCAGAATTCCGAGCGTTCCCGAGCGCGCGCGCAAGAGTCTCGCCATCCATTGCCGAGCACGCAGCTTCGTCGCTGGAGGCTGGACTAGGCGGCCCGGGCTCTGCGTCGGTGGCGCGCGATGGACGCCTTCTTCAGCGGCCTCGACTCCCGGCTGCGAGTGTCGGTGAAGGCGGCGGACTCCATCATGGTGGGGCTGGTGAACGCCGCCATGGAGGACGCCTACAGGAAGAGCCTCTGGAAGGACGGCGACCTGGACCGCCTCTTCCACAAGCTCCGGTTCGCCGAGCTCGCCATCATGCAGCTCGAGTGGTGCCTCCGCTTCGTGCGCGGCGAGATGGAGGCCGACGACGGCCAGGAGCAGCTGCTCGACGACCTCCTCGAGACGCGGGACCAGATCCAGGCGCGCCTCGTCGAggccgagctcgccgtcgccgaggcgGACGGCGACTACATGCGATGCCGGAAGCGCGCGGAGCTCGccccggcgcgcggccgcgagACGCCGCCCGCGGCCGGGCCCCAGGGCGCCGAGGAGGAGTGCGGCCGTGCGTTCGGCGAGCTTAGGGTGTCGGTGATCCGGAAGATGTCGAGGATGAGGGCCAGGCTGGAGGACGCGAGCTCCACGCTGGCGGCGCTCATGGAGAAGGTGAGCGGCGAGGCGTCGCCCATGGCGAGGCTGCAGGAGGCCGGCCACGAGGGCGAAGGGGTCAAGGGGCTCTCGGGATTCTACGGCATGGCGCAGCTGCTCATGGAGTTCCAGGAGATGGTCCTGGACGCCGGCGTCGTCAGAGACAGCGTCGCGTCTTCGTTCGACGCCATGGAGAGGTCGGTCTCCGCGCTGGGGGCGGCCATGGATGAGCAGCAGTGGCTCATGGATGCAGAGAGGGAGATGTACAGAGCCGTTGTGGAGGGTTTTGTCCGGGAGATCAACGTGGGATCCGATCGCTCGTCTTCTCCAGGTGAAGGATCTCAAGGATCTCGTCCACCTACGTTGCATCATGACAGTGACGCTACTGAGAATAGCCTGGAAGAATTCCAATCTTCAGAGGATGAAACTAGGCAGCTGCAGTCAGCAAGGCATGAGAAGTCAGACAGCAGACAACAGAGCTTTCATTCAGTAGAGCATTGTATCCACCGTGAGGAAGCTGAAAGGCTAGCAGAAGAAAAAATTGACTCAGAGGTCAGATCTGAACTGCAATGTGTGTTATATACAGCAGTATTCAGAGACTTGGTGAGTAATTTGGCTGTTCAGGCATATGATGTACAGAAACTAAAAGAAGAGAAGGATGAAATGGACATCGCAAGTAAACTGCAGTGTGAGATATATGGTTCTATGTTCAAAGACTCGCTGAATAAACTGGCTGTTTGGGCTGATGTACAGAAGGCAACTGAAGAAAGAGACGAGGTGGACATGAGAAGTGAACTGCAGAATGAAATGTATAGCATCCTAGTCAAAGACTTGCTGAAGGAACTGGCTGTTGATTCTGCTGATCATTTTATCAAGACCTTAATAAAAGATGAAGTGCATGCGGTTTTTCTTGCCAAGACTTTAAATGCTTGGAAGAGCACAACTGAAATGGTTCATAGTGAGAGACACATCAAGGAAGAGATGATGCGAAACAATGTAACCACTGAAGATGAAGCCCCAGATTCCGATCAACATGTAGTACCTGTGAAGCGAGAGATTTTAAGTTTCGGTGCCAACAAAGACAGACGAAATTCAAAAGGGGGTGAGCAGCAGGCTGAAATGTCAACAGTCAGAGATGATGTCTCTTATTCAGTTAAGAACAATGTTAAGGACGGATTGGAATATCAAAGGAAGCCACAAAGAGGGGAGATAGATATAGGTTTCAGCGGGACCCCTGAAAGCACAATTAAGGAAATGTTCATTCGATCAACAAAATTTCAGGCAATGTCCATGGATTTTGAAGCTGTTACCTGTGGAAAATTAGGAACAGCTGTTCTAAGGTTCGTGAGTCTCCATTCCCTTATTTTCATGACATGGGGCAATCGGAGAATGATATCTGATCCTTGTTCAGATTGAGAGACTTGGATAACCAATTGGCGAATCTGGTTGAACAAGTGAGTTCTCTTAAAAAAAGTGAACTCATTTACCGGACGGCTTTCGCCAGGAGATGTTGCGACCTCCAAACAGCAGAAGCAGAGGTTAGAAACTATAAGAAAACATCTTGCTGCCGATTGCTCCATGGCCAAAGATACTTAAATTAAATTTGCCTGGCACGAACCTTAGGTGGATCTTCTTGGCGATGAGGTGGAGCTACTTCTGGGACTTCTCAGCAAGACATACAAAGCTCTGGATCACTACTCGCCAATTCTTCAACACTATATTGGGGTAATTTTCTAGTTTCACCAAGTTAAATCGCCAGAGGACATAACTAGACTGTAGCTTTATGTAATTTTTTGTCCCATGAATACCATGTCCATGTAAATTTAACAGGTGCAGTGTTATGCCATCGTGAAACAAAATTTTGTTGAAGCTAATATAGTAACTGAATCTGCCATTTTTTTACGTTCCTTGCCTGGCAGCTTCATAGCTAAGTTTTACTAAGAGGGTGTTTGAATCCAAATACTAATACTCAAAATGCTAAACTCTAGCATTAGCCCATCTAAATAAGAGTGCTAATAGGGTGAGCTAAATTTTAGCCAAGACTTCAGTTGAAGTGTTACGATGCTAAAATTTAGTACTCAACTTTAACACATCCAAACATGTCATAAATACATTTCCATGGATGTATAAATACTTTTTTCTCATTTCATTCCTTTTGATTCGCTAGAAGTGAGGCTGAATTGACATTGGTTTGGTGTTTCAGATCAGGGAGACGCTGAGCCTTCTTGGGAAGGAACTTGCCCTAAGGCATCAGGTTCATTAATATAAATGGAAAAAATTCCATATAAATAGGATTCAGTGCATGTTACCTCTTATTTTTGACGTCTAAAACTGAACAGAGTCAATATTTTTCCCTTTATAAATATGAAAAGAAGAGAATGTTTATAATGATTGAAAGAAATATATTTGGAGGTACAGTACAAGAGGTATCATTtcg
This sequence is a window from Panicum virgatum strain AP13 chromosome 7K, P.virgatum_v5, whole genome shotgun sequence. Protein-coding genes within it:
- the LOC120640245 gene encoding uncharacterized protein LOC120640245, yielding MDAFFSGLDSRLRVSVKAADSIMVGLVNAAMEDAYRKSLWKDGDLDRLFHKLRFAELAIMQLEWCLRFVRGEMEADDGQEQLLDDLLETRDQIQARLVEAELAVAEADGDYMRCRKRAELAPARGRETPPAAGPQGAEEECGRAFGELRVSVIRKMSRMRARLEDASSTLAALMEKVSGEASPMARLQEAGHEGEGVKGLSGFYGMAQLLMEFQEMVLDAGVVRDSVASSFDAMERSVSALGAAMDEQQWLMDAEREMYRAVVEGFVREINVGSDRSSSPGEGSQGSRPPTLHHDSDATENSLEEFQSSEDETRQLQSARHEKSDSRQQSFHSVEHCIHREEAERLAEEKIDSEVRSELQCVLYTAVFRDLVSNLAVQAYDVQKLKEEKDEMDIASKLQCEIYGSMFKDSLNKLAELAVDSADHFIKTLIKDEVHAVFLAKTLNAWKSTTEMVHSERHIKEEMMRNNVTTEDEAPDSDQHVVPVKREILSFGANKDRRNSKGGEQQAEMSTVRDDVSYSVKNNVKDGLEYQRKPQRGEIDIGFSGTPESTIKEMFIRSTKFQAMSMDFEAVTCGKLGTAVLRLRDLDNQLANLVEQVSSLKKSELIYRTAFARRCCDLQTAEAEVDLLGDEVELLLGLLSKTYKALDHYSPILQHYIGIRETLSLLGKELALRHQAAAAWKVLRLNFPKQSNQNLFNADVMFPYGRKAFLVDLEQGPMHCDWHLADKLRL